A section of the Apostichopus japonicus isolate 1M-3 chromosome 1, ASM3797524v1, whole genome shotgun sequence genome encodes:
- the LOC139955669 gene encoding uncharacterized protein isoform X2 → MACPSPWKDIEDKFFECSICLDLFKEPKQLPCLHRFCKQCLESLLERQVGTFECPLCKDVCKIPNNRIDGFKTDFHMKSMLQFIQLQKTFENEEERECVGCEEKLKVTAYCFKCKDFLCEKCYRFHLTNKMIADHRENVLALKDVEGKSLTLEKLASLKEAPRCHTHPEHMAQLCCCTCGNLPVCITCTYGKHKGHDLQDVGNVSKEEREKLQKELEELVKRKENVPSLTNKIDKVSAELTSIVADTKKKWKTQYEDQTRKLKNKKEKEQGEFNRFETVLDESSRKELKELETEMEEKIRKVREDYDRMIKIKIRKFKENEDTRRNEIENRVLKIDEAMNKLDAVMNERNKTIEEQQQRKLRETQNLSDLWNQWVNKFENLSTIASSVLESHNHWTDAQCIPDIRAASEPLVEDIMKDFPEMESLSDITMDDLPMLCIDRVHISDNVESVVDVDVTKANDFFLTSITSTGSGYITVSGTLSGDQSFITVIDRQGHQIRHDKIDVVKGSSLYPNRHCAALSRDKIASVCESNQVGVYNIHDGSFTQNNITSLLDDIKTMTVTFATCITTDPTRGHIIVGTSIGSLFIFDEELKFIRALKLPEVIKWSRDILYHEGVLLICDEESRCAYAVTMDTSKTKAELLYKLPQQDIDGETWYPYSICADRAGLVYIFWRSFGNCIITQYSQDGQQLLTTKRTEDTAWCLTTLMTEEGEKLLVATSYAGKILCYGLTPA, encoded by the exons ATGGCCTGTCCATCTCCTTGGAAAGACATCGAAGATAAATTCTTtgaatgttcaatttgtttggatCTGTTTAAAGAACCGAAACAATTACCGTGTCTGCATAGATTCTGTAAACAATGTCTGGAATCTTTACTAGAAAGACAGGTTGGGACATTTGAATGTCCTCTTTGTAAAGATGTCTGTAAAATACCAAACAATAGAATAGATGGATTCAAGACTGACTTCCATATGAAAAGTATGCTGCAGTTTATCCAGCtacagaaaacatttgaaaatgaagaagagaGGGAATGTGTTGGCTGTGAAGAGAAGTTAAAGGTTACAGCATACTGTTTTAAGTGCAAAGATTTTCTTTGTGAAAAGTGCTATCGATTTCACTTGACCAACAAGATGATTGCTGATCATCGGGAAAATGTATTAGCTCTGAAAGATGTTGAGGGAAAGAGCCTTACACTAGAAAAACTTGCATCATTGAAGGAAGCTCCTAGGTGCCATACTCACCCAGAACACATGGCTCAGTTGTGTTGTTGTACTTGCGGAAACCTCCCTGTTTGTATAACATGTACATATGGaaaacacaaaggtcatgacctaCAAGACGTTGGGAATGTGtcgaaagaagaaagagagaagttGCAGAAGGAATTGGAAGAACTTGTAAAACGGAAAGAAAATGTACCCAGCTTAACTAATAAGATAGACAAAGTAAGTGCAGAACTTACATCAATCGTTGCAGATAcaaaaaagaaatggaaaactCAGTACGAAGATCAGACCAGGAAGTTAAAgaataagaaagagaaagaacagGGAGAATTCAACAGATTCGAAACAGTTCTTGATGAAAGTAGTCGAAAAGAATTGAAAgaattagaaacagaaatggaagAGAAAATTAGAAAAGTAAGAGAAGATTACgacaggatgattaaaataaaaattaggaAATTTAAAGAGAATGAGGATACCAGAcgaaatgaaatagaaaacagaGTATTAAAGATTGACGAAGCAATGAACAAACTTGATGCAGTAatgaatgagagaaataaaacaatagaagaaCAACAGCAACGCAAGCTTAGAGAAACACAAAACTTATCAGATCTTTGGAATCAATGGGTcaataagtttgaaaatttgtctACTATAGCTTCGAGTGTCCTTGAATCACATAACCACTGGACTGATGCACAGTGTATTCCTGATATAAGAGCTGCGAGTGAACCTCTAGTTGAGGATATAATGAAAGATTTTCCAGAAATGGAATCTTTATCTGATATAACAATGGATGATTTACCAATGTTGTGTATTGATAGAGTACATATATCGGATAATGTAGAatctgttgttgatgttgatgtgaCCAAAgctaatgatttttttttaaccagtaTAACAAGTACCGGATCTGGTTACATCACCGTCTCTGGGACATTATCAGGTGACCAATCATTTATCACTGTCATAGACAGACAAGGACATCAGATTCGTCATGACAAGATAGATGTAGTCAAAGGGAGCTCTCTTTATCCCAATCGTCACTGTGCTGCTTTATCACGTGATAAGATAGCTTCGGTGTGTGAATCCAATCAGGTTGGTGTTTATAATATTCACGATGGGTcctttactcaaaataatatCACGTCCCTCCTTGATGATATCAAAACGATGACAGTGACGTTTGCGACTTGTATAACTACTGATCCTACACGTGGCCACATCATTGTAGGTACATCTATTGGATCGCTATTCATATTTGATGAAGAATTGAAGTTCATTCGAGCTCTGAAGCTGCCAGAGGTTATAAAATGGTCAAGAGATATCCTTTATCATGAAGGCGTTCTGCTGATATGCGATGAAGAGAGTAGATGTGCATACGCtgtcaccatggatacatcTAAAACGAAGGCAGAGTTACTATACAAGCTTCCACAACAAGATATTGACGGAGAGACTTGGTATCCTTACAGTATATGTGCAGACAGAGCAGGTTTGGTATACATCTTTTGGCGTAGTTTTGGAAACTGTATCATCACACAGTACAGTCAAGATGGTCAGCAGTTGTTGACAACCAAACGGACAGAAGATACAGCATGGTGTTTGACAACATTGATGACAGAGGAGGGAGAGAAGCTACTTGTAGCTACATCATATGCAGGAAAGATACTTTGTTATGGTCTG ACACCAGCATAA
- the LOC139955669 gene encoding uncharacterized protein isoform X3, translated as MACPSPWKDIEDKFFECSICLDLFKEPKQLPCLHRFCKQCLESLLERQVGTFECPLCKDVCKIPNNRIDGFKTDFHMKSMLQFIQLQKTFENEEERECVGCEEKLKVTAYCFKCKDFLCEKCYRFHLTNKMIADHRENVLALKDVEGKSLTLEKLASLKEAPRCHTHPEHMAQLCCCTCGNLPVCITCTYGKHKGHDLQDVGNVSKEEREKLQKELEELVKRKENVPSLTNKIDKVSAELTSIVADTKKKWKTQYEDQTRKLKNKKEKEQGEFNRFETVLDESSRKELKELETEMEEKIRKVREDYDRMIKIKIRKFKENEDTRRNEIENRVLKIDEAMNKLDAVMNERNKTIEEQQQRKLRETQNLSDLWNQWVNKFENLSTIASSVLESHNHWTDAQCIPDIRAASEPLVEDIMKDFPEMESLSDITMDDLPMLCIDRVHISDNVESVVDVDVTKANDFFLTSITSTGSGYITVSGTLSGDQSFITVIDRQGHQIRHDKIDVVKGSSLYPNRHCAALSRDKIASVCESNQVGVYNIHDGSFTQNNITSLLDDIKTMTVTFATCITTDPTRGHIIVGTSIGSLFIFDEELKFIRALKLPEVIKWSRDILYHEGVLLICDEESRCAYAVTMDTSKTKAELLYKLPQQDIDGETWYPYSICADRAGLVYIFWRSFGNCIITQYSQDGQQLLTTKRTEDTAWCLTTLMTEEGEKLLVATSYAGKILCYGLTPE; from the coding sequence ATGGCCTGTCCATCTCCTTGGAAAGACATCGAAGATAAATTCTTtgaatgttcaatttgtttggatCTGTTTAAAGAACCGAAACAATTACCGTGTCTGCATAGATTCTGTAAACAATGTCTGGAATCTTTACTAGAAAGACAGGTTGGGACATTTGAATGTCCTCTTTGTAAAGATGTCTGTAAAATACCAAACAATAGAATAGATGGATTCAAGACTGACTTCCATATGAAAAGTATGCTGCAGTTTATCCAGCtacagaaaacatttgaaaatgaagaagagaGGGAATGTGTTGGCTGTGAAGAGAAGTTAAAGGTTACAGCATACTGTTTTAAGTGCAAAGATTTTCTTTGTGAAAAGTGCTATCGATTTCACTTGACCAACAAGATGATTGCTGATCATCGGGAAAATGTATTAGCTCTGAAAGATGTTGAGGGAAAGAGCCTTACACTAGAAAAACTTGCATCATTGAAGGAAGCTCCTAGGTGCCATACTCACCCAGAACACATGGCTCAGTTGTGTTGTTGTACTTGCGGAAACCTCCCTGTTTGTATAACATGTACATATGGaaaacacaaaggtcatgacctaCAAGACGTTGGGAATGTGtcgaaagaagaaagagagaagttGCAGAAGGAATTGGAAGAACTTGTAAAACGGAAAGAAAATGTACCCAGCTTAACTAATAAGATAGACAAAGTAAGTGCAGAACTTACATCAATCGTTGCAGATAcaaaaaagaaatggaaaactCAGTACGAAGATCAGACCAGGAAGTTAAAgaataagaaagagaaagaacagGGAGAATTCAACAGATTCGAAACAGTTCTTGATGAAAGTAGTCGAAAAGAATTGAAAgaattagaaacagaaatggaagAGAAAATTAGAAAAGTAAGAGAAGATTACgacaggatgattaaaataaaaattaggaAATTTAAAGAGAATGAGGATACCAGAcgaaatgaaatagaaaacagaGTATTAAAGATTGACGAAGCAATGAACAAACTTGATGCAGTAatgaatgagagaaataaaacaatagaagaaCAACAGCAACGCAAGCTTAGAGAAACACAAAACTTATCAGATCTTTGGAATCAATGGGTcaataagtttgaaaatttgtctACTATAGCTTCGAGTGTCCTTGAATCACATAACCACTGGACTGATGCACAGTGTATTCCTGATATAAGAGCTGCGAGTGAACCTCTAGTTGAGGATATAATGAAAGATTTTCCAGAAATGGAATCTTTATCTGATATAACAATGGATGATTTACCAATGTTGTGTATTGATAGAGTACATATATCGGATAATGTAGAatctgttgttgatgttgatgtgaCCAAAgctaatgatttttttttaaccagtaTAACAAGTACCGGATCTGGTTACATCACCGTCTCTGGGACATTATCAGGTGACCAATCATTTATCACTGTCATAGACAGACAAGGACATCAGATTCGTCATGACAAGATAGATGTAGTCAAAGGGAGCTCTCTTTATCCCAATCGTCACTGTGCTGCTTTATCACGTGATAAGATAGCTTCGGTGTGTGAATCCAATCAGGTTGGTGTTTATAATATTCACGATGGGTcctttactcaaaataatatCACGTCCCTCCTTGATGATATCAAAACGATGACAGTGACGTTTGCGACTTGTATAACTACTGATCCTACACGTGGCCACATCATTGTAGGTACATCTATTGGATCGCTATTCATATTTGATGAAGAATTGAAGTTCATTCGAGCTCTGAAGCTGCCAGAGGTTATAAAATGGTCAAGAGATATCCTTTATCATGAAGGCGTTCTGCTGATATGCGATGAAGAGAGTAGATGTGCATACGCtgtcaccatggatacatcTAAAACGAAGGCAGAGTTACTATACAAGCTTCCACAACAAGATATTGACGGAGAGACTTGGTATCCTTACAGTATATGTGCAGACAGAGCAGGTTTGGTATACATCTTTTGGCGTAGTTTTGGAAACTGTATCATCACACAGTACAGTCAAGATGGTCAGCAGTTGTTGACAACCAAACGGACAGAAGATACAGCATGGTGTTTGACAACATTGATGACAGAGGAGGGAGAGAAGCTACTTGTAGCTACATCATATGCAGGAAAGATACTTTGTTATGGTCTG